In Amycolatopsis methanolica 239, a single genomic region encodes these proteins:
- the phoU gene encoding phosphate signaling complex protein PhoU, whose translation MREAYHVELEDLAANLADMSLQAAAAMKKATQALLEADLSLAEQVIGDDQKIDDARAENEEKAYALLALQAPVATDLRTVLAVIHAAESLERMGDLALHVAKAARRRHPQATLPEPVRKYFAEMGELDVRLAEKVADVIKSRDVEAARALEEEDDRVDEIHRHLFTVIMDKDWEHGVAAAVDITLLGRFYERFADHAVSVGKRMVFVATGKMPGYAHDEDL comes from the coding sequence ATGCGCGAGGCTTACCACGTCGAACTCGAAGACCTGGCCGCGAACCTGGCGGACATGTCGCTCCAGGCCGCGGCGGCCATGAAGAAGGCGACCCAGGCACTGCTCGAAGCGGACCTGTCCCTGGCCGAGCAGGTGATCGGCGACGACCAGAAGATCGACGACGCTCGTGCCGAGAACGAGGAGAAGGCGTACGCCCTGCTGGCGCTGCAAGCCCCGGTCGCGACCGACCTGCGGACCGTGCTGGCCGTGATCCACGCCGCGGAGAGCCTGGAGCGGATGGGCGACCTCGCCCTGCACGTTGCCAAGGCTGCGCGCCGCCGCCACCCGCAGGCTACGCTGCCCGAGCCGGTCCGGAAGTACTTCGCCGAGATGGGCGAGCTGGACGTCCGGCTGGCGGAGAAGGTCGCCGACGTCATCAAGAGCCGGGACGTCGAGGCTGCCCGCGCCCTCGAGGAAGAGGACGACCGCGTCGACGAGATCCACCGCCACCTGTTCACGGTGATCATGGACAAGGACTGGGAGCACGGGGTCGCGGCCGCCGTCGACATCACGCTGCTCGGCCGGTTCTACGAGCGGTTCGCCGACCATGCGGTGTCCGTCGGCAAGCGGATGGTGTTCGTGGCGACCGGCAAGATGCCCGGCTACGCCCACGACGAGGACCTCTGA